AATCATTGCTCTTAAGAAATGACTTCATAGGTGATGGACTAGCTTCAGGAAAAAATTCAGTTATAACATTAGCAATGATAAAAAGCGCCGTATACAGATCTTCGTTTCTAAAGTGGTAATAGATTTCTTTCCTCAATTCTGCATTTGTATATCCAAATGTCCGCATTCCAGGTACCGGAGATACATAAAAGGTCCCTGACCTTTCATTAAGAAAAAGGCCTGTTGTTTGACATATTTTCTCCAAATCACTAAGAATATCTCCGTCACTTATGATTCTTTCATGAATAACCGGGAATTCATCTCGAGAAAGGCTGCCTTTTTCAATGAGTATTTTTAACGCATTACCTACTGCTTCCATATTTTTAGCCATATTGCATACTTCCTTTCTCAATCAGACGTATTCTTATATTACCAATGCTCCTGTCCACATCCCCATTAATTTGTATCTTTTTCTTTGGTTCAGTTGATACATGAATCTCCGCATTATAGTTCATTTTCAATTTATCAAACCAAAAAAAAGTCAACAATTCTTGAACTTGAAATACCTCAATCGGCTTATCCTTAATCCATCTTTTTTCATTCAATGAAATCACTTGAGTGTTTTCAGCTCCGTAGGTATTTTCTATCTGTGCATCCGGCAAATAACTCAAGCTTAATAAAAAGCTTAATAAGTCTATCGATGTAATCGCTGCGTTGCCTTTTCCTTGTTCTACATAGGTCACGAATTCTGATATATCCTCAATCTCTTGATTGATTCTTATTAAATATTCAATCAATATTTCAAACAGCTTCAAATAATTATTTTTCATTCGTCCCTCAAAAATCATCTCATAATCTTCATGCTTTTGAGTTTTAATATTGATCTCTTCTGCCGGGGGAATATCGATATGCCTTGAAACCTTTTGTCCCGATAATGCTGTCGTTAAACCAAATCGTTTACTTCGCTTAGGCAATAACAAGGGTTGTATCGAATTCAAAAATGCTTCAATCGGCGTATCTACTTTTGATAATTCTTCAAAATGCTCTTTTAAATTGAACAGTGTCAGAAAAATATTGATCATTGATGATTTGTCAATTTCAAGCATCTCCACTGGCATTTTTGAAATCTCATTAGTATAGACCGCCTGAAGATTCGAACTTTTTCCAAGTTCCATTTCGATCGCTTTTAGTACTTCAATATCTTCAGGTGTCAATTTGATATTGTTGTTTTCCAGGTATTCAGTTTCTTTATACAATTCTAATCGTTCTTTAGCGCCTTCGTAATGACTTGTTTCTTCGTTTCGCAGCTCAAAGAAATCGCCCCAGTATTTCTTATATAAGCGGCTTGCTTCATCACGTCCATATCTGTTCATTGACAAGATCTCGTTTTTTACATCCAGTTGTCTCATTGTCTCCAGATTAATGTTTTTGATTGTATTCAAAGCAGCCCTGTACTTTTTCTTCTCCAGCTGAAGTTTGAACAGATATAGTGCTACTGTCAGCTTCGCTTCTTGAGGAATTTCCTTAGATGAAATGAGAAATTCCAGACCTTTATCTGTAATCTTAAAACCTTCATCCTTCAAACTATAATCAATATATGCTATCTTTACAGATTTTCTAGTTCTTATTTCATGATCATAGTATTCGAATTTTATTGGATCACCATTGGGTTTTGCCCCTTGAAGCTTGGATATCAAATTTTCTGCTATTTCATCAAGGTTATATTCTTCTTCAAAATCAATCCCTTTTAAGTACTCATATATGAATGTCTTTATTTCATATACTTTCATTGCATATGCATTTAGCCGGCCTTCCTCAACCATGTATATCAAAAGAGAGATGACCAGATTTCCTACTTCAAATGCATATGCCGTTGTGGTCACAATATAAAAATAGAGGGAATAAATGCCTATAATTTCTTGTCTGTTACTTGCATCAGAATAATCTATACTGTAGTCCATCCATAATCACCTTCATATCATCATAATTTAGAGCTTCTTGAGGTATGCAACCATCATTGTATAAGATAGACATAACAACCGTCTTATCTTCATCATATAAACTTGAAAGAATACCTTCTGCCTTTGTTGTGTCGATTTGTCTTTTGAAATTTAAAGCTCTACCTTCATCTTTCACAAGGTGATGATATAGCACTTTTGAGAGTGAAATATTATACTCTGGATAACGTTCAATCAAAGATCTTGCAATATCAAAGCCCTCTTGATCAACGTCGCCATAATATAAGAATGACCCGACGTGCTCCAGATCGTATATATGCAAAAAGTTAAAGATTTTGTTTACCGCCCTACCTTCACCAAATATTATGCCTTTAATATTGGTCTGACTGTTATTTAACAGCCGCAACAATGAAAAGCATGTATCTTTATTCTCAACAACTAATACAGTATCCCCTTTTGAAGAAACTGGAAAATAAAAGGGTGCTATCGTATCAACACCATCAAGGCTAACTATGTCTAAACACAGTTTATTTAATATTTTTTTACCATCAACCGAAGATTTCTCTATCTGAGTTAGTGCCTTTTCATCTTTAAAAATCTTATAGGCTATCTCATTGATCGTCAATTTTCCTGATTTGTTCTTCAAATAATCTCTAAGCCTTTTGATATGGTTTCTGTCTTTCTCATATTCATCCGGATTCTTCAAATAAAAGGATGCATCCATTCCTAAATCACGACTAATCAAATCGAAGGACATATTCTCTGATTGCCCAGCAAAATTCCATGTGTTTATGACAATTCTTCTTTGTATGCCATCAAGGTTCACTTCACCTTTTTTACTACGCGTGATTTGAATTATTTTATTGTCATTCAATTCTTGCAGTTGCTGTATGAACTCACGAACCTCTTCATGCGACCAAGTATAAAATGCTTTTTTCCTATATTCGTAAGCTAAGTCATATATATCAATCGTTTTCTTTCTGCTTCTCTTTAATATTTCTATCATGTACTCCGCTCCCATTACGGCACTTAGTGAGCTTTTCTAATACAAGTCAAGAATTTCACTCATGTGCGCTTTATATTGTTCTTTTACAGATTCCGGCGACAATATCTTCACCTTATTCCCAAACTGCGTGATCCAAGCAAAGAAAGTCGAACTAACTGCTACCTTAATCCATATATTAAAATTATCCTCATCCACTTTACCAATCTGAATATCTTTTCCAAACCGATCTACAACAGCATTCACAAGAGAATTATCCAGCTGCAGATTTACCATAACCTCTTCGCCGTTGAACATATTGAAGACCTTCTTGGTATATTCAGCAATGTCAAAGTGTTCTTTATCCGGTAAAGGATCTCTTTCCTCTTCTGTCAAATCAATGTCGCTCATTCGGTCTACTCTATAATGGGTAAATCCGTTATATTTCGTTGAAAAAGTAATCAGGTAATAATTTTCATCATCCCAAGATAATCCATAAGGACTGACTGTATACTTACCGCCGTTTTTTCTAAACACTTTTTCTTTTCTGATGTCGTAGTCAAAATACTTAAAAGTAACCTTCTTGTTCTGCGCAATAGCCAAGTGCAAGCTATCCACGTTGTAATAGATACTTTCATTGATAGTTGTTTAGTGTAAGCTATAAATACAGAAAGTTGCAAAAGCAAAATCCAGAGTATTGCAAGCTGCAAAATCCAGAATAATGCAAAAATCCATTGCGGGCAAAACTCAAATCAAATATCCTTGTATCTGACCAAAGAACAAGGAGGAAATGGAGAATGCTCACAATGGATCAAATACATGATATCAGATTTCGGTTTTATGAGAAAGGGGAAAATATTTCACAAATCGCTGAAGCACTGCACATGGACTGGCGGACTGTCCGCAAATATATTGATCAGACGGATTTCAACGAACCGGCACCCAGGCCGGCAGTTGAAAAAAAATTCTGTCCCAAGTTAGAACCTTATAAAGCGATCATCGATGAATGGCTGCTCAATGACAAATCTGCTCCCAGAAAACAGCGTCATACCGCCAAACGGGTGTTTGAACGTCTGCAGAAAGAAACACCCGGTTTTGACTGTTCCTATCGGACCGTTGCCAGTTATTATGCAGAAAAACACAAAGAAATTTTTAAACAGAACCCAAAAGCATTTCTGCCACTGGTACATCAACCAGGCGAAGCGCAGGTCGATTTTGGCACTGCTGAATTTTATGAAAATGGCCGCAAGCTGACCGGAAAATACCTGGAGGTCTCTTTTCCGTACAGCAACAAAGGTTATCTTCAGCTGTTCTACGGCGAAAACATGGAATGCCTGCTGGAAGGACTTGATGCCATCTTTCGGCATATCGGGTGTGTTCCGGCTGAACTCTGGTTTGACAACACAAAAGTTATTGTTACGGACATTATCCGTGGCGGTGGGCGTAAACTCACCGAAAAATTCGAGCGTTTCCGGGAACATTACGGTTTCAAGGCAGTCTTCATGAATCCAAACGAAGGCCATGAAAAAGGCAATGTTGAGAACAAGGTCGGCTATCAGCGCCGTAACTTTCTGGTGCCGGTTCCGCACTTTCTGTCACTGCCGGATTATAATCGTGGTTTGTTTAATCAATGCGAGGAGGATGCACAGCGGGATCATTACCGGTACGATGAGACGATTGAATCGCGTTTTCAGGCTGATCTGAAGGCATCGCGCGAATTGCCGTCTGTTCCTTTTAATCTTAATGGGCATAAGACCCTGAAAGCCGACAAATGGGCAAAGGTTTATCTGAATAAAGGCAGGCATGCCTATTCAGTGGCCCCTAAATATGCCCAGTGTTCGGTTCATCTGGTACTGACGTCAGCTGCTGTTATCATTCAGGATGAAAACTTTAGAGAAATCGTCCGCCATCGACGATTATACGGTGACAGCAAACAGGAACAGATGGACTGGCTGCCCTATCTGAAGCAGTTATCTCAGCGACCACGAGCGGTCAAATATTCGGGAATTTATGAAATGATGCCCGAAACCATGCGGTCTTTTTTGGCCTCCTGCTCAGACAGTGAAACCGCTCAGGTCATCAGACTGCTTTCAGAACTGACCAATCGATCCGGTTTTGAGAGCGCTCTGAATACAGTCGATCATGCCATTGCCTGTCAGGTAAAGGATGCTGACAGTCTTGCAAGTCTCTACCGGAGGCTGTATGCCGATGTTCCTGAACTTCCGGCCATGAATCTGCAGCCCGGAATTCCTCAAATGCAGCCGCTGATGCCGAATCTGGATGCTTATGACCGGCTACTTAATCAGAAGGAGGTTAGCCCCCATGCTTGACAATGAAATCTCTGAATGCTGCCGGAAACTGCGTCTCAGCCGGAACCTGGCCGAATTGGCTCAGACTGCCGAAGGTGACAGTCATCAGGAATATCTGTACCGGATTCTCAGCGAGGAACTCCAGTATCGGGAGATCTCCCGGACTGAAAAGCTGGTCAACAGTGCCGGATTCTACAGCCGTCAGACTTTTGAAGGCTACCGCTTTGACGAAATCACGCTGCCTGCGGATCTGACCCCTGAAAGCCTGAAATCACTTGCTTTTATTAATGACCACAAAAATATCATCATGTACGGCGGTACCGGAACCGGTAAAACCATGTTGTCAACCGCCCTTGGTGTGGCAGCCTGCCTTCAGGGTATACCAGTTAAATTTTTTCGAACAGCGGCACTGGTCAATAAGCTTTCTGAAGCAAAAGCAGCCGGAACATTGACTGCTTTTCTTAAAAAACTGAATAAAGCTGAGTTGCTTATTCTCGATGAATATGGCTATGTGCCGCTGGATCGGACGGGCTCCCAGCTGCTGTTTGAGATTATCTCCGACTGTTATCAGAACAGAAGTATTATTCTTAATACCAATCTGGAATTTTCCCGATGGGTCAATGTCCTTTATGATGAACAGATGACGGCTGCCATGCTGGATCGGTTGCTGCATCACTGTCATCTGATTTTATTCCCGGGTCCCAGTAACCGGATGCGAGAATCCAGCATTAATGACTTATATCGATCGATTTCGGAGAATCAGCCGAAAAACTGACAAACATTGCCTGCAATGCGGTAATTTCTGCTGAAATTGCTTTGTATTTCAGTTTGCAAAACTATGGATTTTCCAGAATGCAACATTCTGTATTTTTCACTTGCAACTTTCTGCAAAAAGAACTTGCAAAAAACAATTGATAGTCTTGACTCGATTTGTTACAAAGACTTGCCGTTGCAATGATTGTGCTTGTTTACGGCTGGCAAGGCTTTCAATTTTTTTAATCAGATCATTGCTTTTCTTATGGGTAACAAACTTTGAACACTGCACCGCATCTACAAGCAGTTTCAGCTCCGGCAACTCAAAAACTCTGCTGGCGACATAATAGTCTGTCGTCTTGGTCTTCCGCATTCCAATATCAAGACCATAGTGCCTCAATGCTTCCAGGTCATCATAAATGGATTTGCGTTCTGCCGTGATACCGTAAAGTTCCAGCTCTGCAATCATATCATTGATGGTCATTGTATTATTTTCATCTGTTTTTTCGTTTAGCATTTTGAGCAAATATAACAGCTTCAGTTTTTGATTCGAGCTTTTGGCCATAGTTTTCACCTCAGAGATTGATTTCATAAACAAATAACACCTCTAATGATAACATAATACCAGAAGAGGTGTACGATAAAACGGATAGTGACTATAATGTTTGTTTCAATTTGCTGATACTCTTCTTCAGTGCCTCATTTAAACGAATCATATGTTCAACCAAGAATGTCTGCATCTCCGGCCAATCTTCATCATTGAATACATTGACGCCTTCAAGAATAGAAGTAATTCTGGACATTTTTTTATCATCCAGCCTTTGCCATGTCAACTCTTTACCGAAAATCTGTTCGATCTCGTCCTTGTGCTTTATAAGTTCGTCATAGATTGCTTTGTTATCCTCTTTAACCGGTTTATTGATTCCAAGCTCGACTGCTGCATATTTTTTGGTAATAACAAAACTGTAACCCAAGCCACTCATGCCAGCTCCGGCTGTAAGCCAGTGATCATAATGAGTGGAATCGGTGCTGATACCACTATACAGCTGAGACTTTGCATTCATTTTAGGCAGCAGTTCTTTCCAGAAACGATCTCTGATTAATTCTCTTTCTGCAATTTGAGCGCCTGTTGCCACTTCATCATGAGCCTTTTCATCAAGAGATATTGTAATATCTGCAACATCCTTTACCGGTATAATTTGCTCAGTATCAAGAAGCAGATGTCCTTCAAACAGATATGGCGTGACCTTGATGCACTGTATCTGTATTCTGAACTTTCTTGCCCACAAAACTGTCGACGTGACTTCCTTTCGGAATTCTCTAGCAACCAGAATGATTCGCTGTGATAAATCGTGATTCAATTGCACCTCATCAAAGTCCGATTTGTTCAAGAAATCGCATATTTTATCTTCAGCAATAATACCAGGCTCCGTTTTGTTCAAGTAATCCTGATAAATCTTTCGAATACCGTCTTTACCAAGAGTCGAACAATAGGATGCATATTTCATTGCTTGCCAAGTCACATCTTTGCCTGAGTCATCCAGCTTATTTTCAATAATGACAAGGTTTCCCTTACGGTCAATGGCTAGCAAATCCAGACGCTCATTGGTATCTAAGAAGCCACTGAATTCCTTCTGTATGATGAGTAGTTCTTCACCTAGAATAGCCGGTTCCTTGACGATCCATTCTTGCAAATCATCTCGTTCCTTTAATCCAAGGGACGAGAAAGTGATTGCTTCAATTTTCCTAGATTGTTTGTTGTCTGTATCAATAATATACATATGCCACCTCTTTTCAAATGGTCCTGTAATGTTTTAAATGACGATCACTTTGCCATCAATCTCTTTGACTTTTTGACTTTCTTTTAATTGTTCATAAGCCTCCAACATAGAGCTGTTAATTTTCTCGGTTTTTCTTTTAAATCCATAGGCTCTCGCTGTCTCTGAACAAATTGAATCTACAGTCGCTCCCACACATACTTTGGCTACATGATACATCGCAACAGCAAGCTCTTCCGTACTAATATGCTGAATTGGTCTGATGTTATTATGCATTGGTTTAATAGCAACTTCTTTATTAGGTATTAAGAAATCA
This genomic interval from Eubacteriaceae bacterium ES3 contains the following:
- a CDS encoding DUF6063 family protein, which codes for MAKNMEAVGNALKILIEKGSLSRDEFPVIHERIISDGDILSDLEKICQTTGLFLNERSGTFYVSPVPGMRTFGYTNAELRKEIYYHFRNEDLYTALFIIANVITEFFPEASPSPMKSFLKSNDLMDVIDKKIEILSEQVNLDEISYEKSYNFEVIVKKWMDLPRVKLDKGEGDSKREVGKASKIQILNTTLKFMENQELIKLVEMNGDKAIYITERFNATILNAYNDDEIQNEIYDYLDNLIPE
- a CDS encoding DUF2220 family protein — protein: MIEILKRSRKKTIDIYDLAYEYRKKAFYTWSHEEVREFIQQLQELNDNKIIQITRSKKGEVNLDGIQRRIVINTWNFAGQSENMSFDLISRDLGMDASFYLKNPDEYEKDRNHIKRLRDYLKNKSGKLTINEIAYKIFKDEKALTQIEKSSVDGKKILNKLCLDIVSLDGVDTIAPFYFPVSSKGDTVLVVENKDTCFSLLRLLNNSQTNIKGIIFGEGRAVNKIFNFLHIYDLEHVGSFLYYGDVDQEGFDIARSLIERYPEYNISLSKVLYHHLVKDEGRALNFKRQIDTTKAEGILSSLYDEDKTVVMSILYNDGCIPQEALNYDDMKVIMDGLQYRLF
- a CDS encoding WYL domain-containing protein; the protein is MDSLHLAIAQNKKVTFKYFDYDIRKEKVFRKNGGKYTVSPYGLSWDDENYYLITFSTKYNGFTHYRVDRMSDIDLTEEERDPLPDKEHFDIAEYTKKVFNMFNGEEVMVNLQLDNSLVNAVVDRFGKDIQIGKVDEDNFNIWIKVAVSSTFFAWITQFGNKVKILSPESVKEQYKAHMSEILDLY
- the istA gene encoding IS21 family transposase; amino-acid sequence: MDQIHDIRFRFYEKGENISQIAEALHMDWRTVRKYIDQTDFNEPAPRPAVEKKFCPKLEPYKAIIDEWLLNDKSAPRKQRHTAKRVFERLQKETPGFDCSYRTVASYYAEKHKEIFKQNPKAFLPLVHQPGEAQVDFGTAEFYENGRKLTGKYLEVSFPYSNKGYLQLFYGENMECLLEGLDAIFRHIGCVPAELWFDNTKVIVTDIIRGGGRKLTEKFERFREHYGFKAVFMNPNEGHEKGNVENKVGYQRRNFLVPVPHFLSLPDYNRGLFNQCEEDAQRDHYRYDETIESRFQADLKASRELPSVPFNLNGHKTLKADKWAKVYLNKGRHAYSVAPKYAQCSVHLVLTSAAVIIQDENFREIVRHRRLYGDSKQEQMDWLPYLKQLSQRPRAVKYSGIYEMMPETMRSFLASCSDSETAQVIRLLSELTNRSGFESALNTVDHAIACQVKDADSLASLYRRLYADVPELPAMNLQPGIPQMQPLMPNLDAYDRLLNQKEVSPHA
- the istB gene encoding IS21-like element helper ATPase IstB; protein product: MLDNEISECCRKLRLSRNLAELAQTAEGDSHQEYLYRILSEELQYREISRTEKLVNSAGFYSRQTFEGYRFDEITLPADLTPESLKSLAFINDHKNIIMYGGTGTGKTMLSTALGVAACLQGIPVKFFRTAALVNKLSEAKAAGTLTAFLKKLNKAELLILDEYGYVPLDRTGSQLLFEIISDCYQNRSIILNTNLEFSRWVNVLYDEQMTAAMLDRLLHHCHLILFPGPSNRMRESSINDLYRSISENQPKN
- a CDS encoding DUF4268 domain-containing protein, giving the protein MYIIDTDNKQSRKIEAITFSSLGLKERDDLQEWIVKEPAILGEELLIIQKEFSGFLDTNERLDLLAIDRKGNLVIIENKLDDSGKDVTWQAMKYASYCSTLGKDGIRKIYQDYLNKTEPGIIAEDKICDFLNKSDFDEVQLNHDLSQRIILVAREFRKEVTSTVLWARKFRIQIQCIKVTPYLFEGHLLLDTEQIIPVKDVADITISLDEKAHDEVATGAQIAERELIRDRFWKELLPKMNAKSQLYSGISTDSTHYDHWLTAGAGMSGLGYSFVITKKYAAVELGINKPVKEDNKAIYDELIKHKDEIEQIFGKELTWQRLDDKKMSRITSILEGVNVFNDEDWPEMQTFLVEHMIRLNEALKKSISKLKQTL